The DNA segment GACAGGGGGATGACGTCCAGCAGCAGCACCTCGTCCTCACGGCCGGTGTCGGTGAGCAGGCTCGCCTGCACCGCCGCGCCCAGCGCCACGACCTGATCCGGATCGATGTCACCCAGGGGCTCGCGGCCGAACAGCTCCGCCACGAAGCGGCGCACCGCGGGCACGCGCGTGGAGCCGCCCACCAGGATGACGCCGTCCAGCTCACCCGCCGCCACGCCCGCGTCCTTCAGGGCCCGCCGGCACACCGCGCCCGTCTTCGCCACCAGGGGCTGGATCCACGCCTCGAAGTCCGCGCGGGACACCGGCTGGGAGTGACCCTCCACGCTGAGCGTGACCTCCGCCGCGTCGGTGAGCGCCTCCTTCGCCTTGCGAGCGGCGGCCATCAGCTCCGCCACCTGCGCGGGGGAGGGGGCCTGCACGCCGCGCTTCTGGAGCACGTGCTGCGCGATGGCGCGGTCGAAGTCGTCGCCGCCCAGGGCTGAATCACCGCCGGTGGACTTCACCTCGAAGACGCCGTCCTCCAGCTTGAGGATGGAGATGTCGAACGTGCCGCCGCCCAGGTCGTAGACGGCGAACATCCCCTGGCTGCCCTTGTCCAGGCCGTAGGCCAGCGCCGCGGCGGTGGGCTCGTTGAGCAGCCGCAGCACCTCCAGGCCCGCGAGCTTCCCTGCGTCGCGGGTGGCCTGGCGCTGGGCGTCGTCGAAGTACGCGGGCACGGTGATGACGGCCTGCTCCACCTTGCCGGAGAAGTGCGCCTCCGCGCGGCGCTTCAGCGTGCGCAGGATTTCGCCGGAGACTTCGATGGGCGTCACCGGCTGGCCGCCGGCCACGTTGAAGCGGACGACGTTGGCGCCGGGCGCGAAGTCGTAGTGGCCCAGCTTGCGCGTCTCCGGGTCGTCCGGGCTGCGGCCCATGAAGCGCTTCACCGACACGATGGTGTCCGTGGGGGCCTCGGCCGCGAGCTTCCGCGCGCGCACGCCCACCACCACGCCGCCGTCCTTACCGTAGTGCACGACGGAGGGCAGGAGCAGCGAGTCGCCCTCGTCCACGGGCACGCACCGGGGCTTGCCCTGCGTGACGGACGCCACCAGCGAGTGCGTGGTGCCCAGGTCGATGCCCACCACGTGGCCCTTCGGCTTGAGCGGGTCGTGGATCTGCAGATAGCCGTTGTTGCTCACGCGAGCACCTCCTCCTCGAACGCGTCCACCTGCTCGAGGAAGCGCGTGAAGTAGCGCACCCGCCCCAGCGCGTGCGACGCCTTTCTCACCCCGTCCGGCGAATCCCCCGCGCCCTCCAGCGTCCCGAGCGCCGCGACGGCCTCCTGGAGCGCCGCCGCCTTCCTGCCCGCCACGTCCTTCGCCATTCCTTGCGCCCTCGGCAGGTCCCTGGCCGCGATGGCTTCATCCAGCGCCTCGCGCAGCTCCATGACCTCCTCCAGGAACTCCAGGGGCATGTCCTTCTGGGCGCCCGCGTCCTCGCGGTCCAGGTCCACGCCGTGGAGCTTGAGCAGGTAGAAGGCGCGGCGCACCGGGTCCTTCAGCGTCTTGAAGGCCTCGTTGAGGGCGGTGGTGCCCTCCACGGCCGCCAGGCGCGCCTTCGCGTCACCGGGGCCGACGCGGTCCGGGTGCAACTGGAGCGACAGCTCCCGGTACTGCTTCTCCAGGGCCGGCACGTCCACGGCGTGGGAGCGGGGAAGCCCGAACACGTCGAAGTGGGTCCTCACGGTGCGCACATCCTCACGGGGGAAACGAAAAAGGGGCCCGGCACCGGGCCGGACCCCTGCTGCCCGCTCCCTGACCGACGGGGCGGGCGGGAAGGCCACTTCAGGCTCAGACGGAGAAGCTCTCTCCGCAGCCGCAGGCGGCCTTGACGTTGGGGTTGTTCAGCTTGAAGCCGGACGCCATCAGCGTCTGCTCGAACACCAGCTCCGTGCCGATGAGGTACAGGTAGCTCTTCGGGTCCACGAAGACGCGCACGCCGTCGCGCTCGAACACCTTGTCGCGCTCGCGGGACTTCTCCGACCACTCCATGGAGTACTGGAGACCGGAGCACCCGCCGCCCTTCACGGCGATGCGCAAGCCCGCGTCCGGCGTCTGCCGCTCCGCCAGCAACTGCTTGAGGCGCGCCACCGCGCTGTCCGCCAGGCCAATGCCCTTGGGGGCCGGCTTGGGGGGCGTCGTCTGAGGGGCCTGGGTCGGCTGGGCCTGCTCGTTCATGGGTCGTCCTCGGTTCCTGGAAGAAGTGCCGCGAGCTGTTTGACGCTACGCCTGCCGCGACGCGCGCTTCTTCTTGAAGTCTTCGATGGCCGCCTTGATGGCGTCCTCGGCCAGCACGGAGCAGTGGATCTTCACCGGGGGCAGCGCCAGCTCCCGGGCCACGTCCTTGTTGGAGATGGTCATGGCCTGATCCACGGTCTTGCCCTTCACCCACTCGGTCACGAGCGAGCTGGACGCGATGGCGGAGCCGCAGCCGAAGGTCTTGAACCGCGCGTCCTCGATGACGCCCGAGTCGCTGATCTTCAGCTGGAGCCGCATCACGTCGCCGCAGGCGGGGGCGCCCACGAGGCCGGTGCCGACGTTCGGGTCGTTCTTGTCGAGCGTCCCCACGTTGCGGGGGTTCTCGTAGTGCTCGATGACCTTCTCGCTGTAAGCCATGCGTCTCACGCTCCTTCTGCACAACGCTTGAAAGGATGCGCTCCGGGGGAATCCGATGCGCGGCCGGGCGGGCGGGGGCTCCCGTGCCCGGCGGGAAGTCTTGAGGGGAGGGGAGCGCCTAGTGCGCGGTCCACTCGATGCTCTTGAGGTCGATGCCTTCCTTGGCCATCTCGTACAGGGGGCTCATGTCTCGCAACTTGCGGACTTTGTCCACCACCAGCCGGATGACGAAGTCGACCTCCTCCTCCGTGTTGAAGCGGCCCAGGCCGAAGCGGATGGAGCTGTGCGCCATGTCCTCCTCGACGCCCAGGGCGCGCAGCACGTAGGAGGGCTCCAGCGACGCGCTGGTGCACGCGGAGCCGGACGACACCGCGACGTCCTTGATGGACATCATCAGGGCCTCGCCCTCCACGTAGGAGAAGGAGATGTTGAGGCTGCCCGGCATGCGGTGCTCCAGGCTGCCGTTCACCGTCACCATGTCCAGCTGCTCCATGATGCCGGTGCGCAGCCGCTCACGCAGGCGCAAGAGGCGCGCGGCTTCTTCAGGCAGGTCCAGCCGGGCCACCTCCGCCGCCGCGCCGAAGCCGACGATGGACGCCACGTTCAGGGTGCCGCTGCGCATGCCGCGCTCGTGGCCGCCGCCGTCCACCATGGGCGCGATGCGCACGCGCGGCTTGCGGCGCACGTAGAGCGCGCCCACGCCCTTGGGGCCGTACATCTTGTGCGCGCTGATGGAGGCCAGGTCGACGTTCATCTTCTCCACGTCGAAGGGCACCTTGCCCACGCCCTGCACCGCGTCGCAGTGGAAGAGCACGCCGCGCTCACGGCACAGCTTGCCAATCTCCGCCACCGGCTGGACCACGCCGATCTCGTTGTTGGCGAACATGATGGAGACGAGCACCGTCTTGGGCGTCATCGCCGCGGCCAGCTTCTCCAGGCTCACGCGGCCATCCTTCTCCACGTCCAGGTAGGTGACGCGCGCGCCGCCCGTGGGCATCTCCGCCCACTTCTTGTACGTCTCGTCGGCGTCCAGGTTGAACTTCGCCGCCAGCTCGGGGACCTCTTCCGGGGTGACGTCGCGCTCGGCCAGCTGGCCCAGGCGCAGGAGCTTGAGCTCGTCCAGCCGCTCCTGGCGCACGCGCTCCAGGCGCTTGCAGGTGTCCAGGACGGCCTTGTGCTCCGTCTTCAGGGTGATGATGTGGTCGCCCTTGGACTTGTAGAACTCGATGACGCCCTTGATGGCTAGGTTGTCGGACTCCGTCGCGCCGGAGGTGAAGACGATCTCCTTCTCCGACGCGCCGATGAGCTCCGCCACTTGCCGGCGCGCCTTCTCCACCGCGGCCTCGGCCTTCCAGCCGAACGCATGGTTGCGGCTGGCCGCGTTGCCGAAGTCCTCGCGGAGGTAGGGCAACATGGCTTCCAGCACCCGGGGGTCCATCGGGGTGGTCGCGTGGTTGTCCATGTAGATGGGCAGGCTCAGCATGAAGTCCTCGGAAGAAGTGACGCAGGAGGGTGGAACATCCCTCCGCTCCCCGGCGACGCGGTGGGTCCGCGCGCAGCGGCAGGGTCTACATGGGCCCACACGAATGTGGACCGGACTGGTCAATTATAAAATCGACCCCCCTCGGGTCAAGGGAACATAAGGCGCGAGGCCCCCTTCACCGACGCACCGGGTCGCGGGTGGGCCGGGCTGGTTCAACCCCTGTCCGGAGTGGAGCACTCCGGCCGCGCCGGGTTGGCGCGGGGTGATCCGAAACGGCGCTTCGCGCGCCCATAAGTGCCCGTTTCATGGCCCGGGAGGACATGGCCGGGCGCCTGCACTGGAGCGGACGCGGAGGGTGCCAAACATGAGCGCCAACGCGAAGTCGCAGGCCCGGAACAACGCCCAGGACATGCAGCAGGAGATGGGGCGGCCGTCGCTGATCCGCCTGGAGGGAGGCCTGGAGCGCTCCCGCTACTCGGACGGGTGGCGGGCGGGCAAGCCCGCGGAGGACCCGGACAAGGTGAAGAAGTGGGGCCTCATCACGGCGCGGCCCAGCGAGTTCCTCATCCACATGCGCCGCGGCCGCGTGCGCGAGGTGAGCGGCCAGGGCGCCAGCTGCTTCAAGCTGCCGGGGGACTCGGTGGCCATCGTGCCCACCAGCATCCAGCGGCTCCAGTTCACCGCAGATCAGGTGACCAGTGAGAAGGTGGGCGTCGCGGTGACGGGCCTGGCGGTGTACCGCATCGCGGATCCGCTGATTGCCTTCCGGATGCTCAACTTCAGCTACCCGGAGCGCGCGCAGGAGAAGCTGGCGGAGCTGCTCGGGGAGATGTTCGTGGGCGCGGCCCGGCGCCTGGTGGCGAACCTCTCCGTGGAGGAGTGCCTCACCCGCCGCAAGGAGGGCATCGCCGAGGAGCTGATGCGCGAGATCGCGCCCGTGCTCTCCGGGCGCGGCCGGCTGGAGGACCGCACGGACTCCGGCTGGGGCGTGCTGCTGGACACCATCGAGATTCAAGACGTGCGCGTGCTCTCCGGCGCCGTCTTCGAGCACATGCAGGCCCGCTTCCGCCGTGAACAGGAGCGGCAGGCGCGCGAGGCGGAGCTGGCCAAGGAGCGCTTCGTGCGGCGCGAGGAGACGGAGGCCGAGCGCGTGCTCAACCTCCAGAAGCTCGCCGCGAAGGAGGAGGTCCGTCAGCGCACGCAGGCCACGGAAGAGCAGGCCCGGCTGGAGCAGCTCGCGGTGGAGGCGCGGCTCGCACAGGCGAAGATGGAGCAGGTGCGCCAGCAGCAGGCGGAGCGCACGTCCGTGGAGCGCGAGGTGGCGCTCGCCAAGCTGACCGCGCAGGAGGAGGTCCGCACGCGCACGCAGGCCCTGAAGGAGCAGGCCCGCCTGGAGGCGCTGGCCACGGACGCGCGGCTGGAGGAGGCGCGGCTCACCAGCGAACGGCAGCTCGCGTACAACCGCGCCCAGGGCTCGCTGGAGCAGCTGCGCTGGGAGCAGGAGGCGGAGGCCGCCAAGGCGCAGGTGGAGCTGGAGCGCCTGCGCCGCCAGCAGGAGGCGGAGGCCGCGCGTCACGACGTGCAGCTCGCCGAGGCCCGGCAGGAGGCCGAGCAACTGTCCGCCCGGCTCCAGGTGCTGCTGGCGAAGCAGTCCATCGCGGAGGCGGAGGCCGGCATCGCGGAGCTGGAGCTGCGGCGCACCCGCGCCCATCAGGGGCTGGAGATGGAGCGCGCCAAGGCGCTGCGCGACATCGAGAACTCGGTGAGCGCGGAAGTCATCCAGCTGACGTTGGCCCAGCAGCTGCCGCAGGTGGCGGCGGCCTTCCAGCAGCGGATGGGCGAGGTGCACGTGACGGCGGTGGATGGAGCGAACCCCTTTGGCTACATCGCCGCCGCCGTGGAGGGCGTGATGGGGCTGGCGCGCTCCGCGGGCCTGAAGGTGCCTGCCTCCCCGGCGCAGCAGTAGCCGCGTCCGCTGCCTCCGCGTATAGAAAGGGCCTCGGACACGCGGAGGCGGAAGGCACGCATGGACACGAAGAAGCTGACGCTGGCGGCGGTGGTGGCGGGAGTGGCGGTGGCGGTGGTGCCATGGCTCCTGCCCGCCGGCCCGAGCGCGGGGCTGGACGCGGCCCAATTCCTGGAGAGCGGCAGCCTCGCGTGGGGCGCGCTGGTGGTGTTCGCCGGCGGCCTGCTCACCGCGATGACGCCGTGCGTGTACCCGCTCATCCCCATCACCGTGTCGGTGTTCGGCGCACGGAAGGCGGAAGGGCGGGGCCGCTCACTGGCGCTGACGTCGGCGTACATCGTGGGCATGGGCGTGGTGTTCAGCGCGCTGGGCATCCTGGCGGCGAAGACGGGCCAGGCCTTCGGCTCCATGCTGGGCAGCCCCGCGGTGGTGATGGGGCTGGCGCTGTTCCTGCTGCTCTTGGCCTCGTCCATGTTCGGCGCGTTCGAGCTGGCGCTGCCGTCGTCCCTGCAGACGAAGCTCAGCAACGTGGGCGGCGCGGGCCTGGCGGGCGCGTTCGTGATGGGCAGCGTGTCCGGGTTCCTGGCGGCGCCGTGCACGGGGCCGGTGCTCACGGGCCTGCTGGCCTTCGTGGCGAAGTCCGCCAACACGACGCTGGGCGCGACGCTGCTGTTCATCTACGCGCTGGGCATCGGCGTGCCGTTCTTCCTCATCGGCGTGTTCACCGTGCGCCTGCCGCGCGGCGGCGTGTGGATGGAGTGGGTGAAGAGCGTGCTGGGCATCATGCTGGTGGCGCTCGCGTTCTCGTACCTGAAGGACGCCTTCCCCTGGGCGCGCGACACCGTGAAGGCGCTGGGCGCCGAGGTGGGCCAGGTGCCCGGCGCGGTGATTGCCGCGGTACTGGTGACAGTGGGCGTGCTCGTGGGCGCGGTGCACCGCTCGTTCAAGGAGGGCGCGCGCGACTTCGGCTTCAAGGCGCTGGGCGTGGTGCTGGTGGTGGGCGCGCTGGTGGTGCGCGGCGGCGCGCTGGACGCGCGGCCCACGGGTGAGCTCTGGGTGCGCATGGGCCTCCAGGAGCGTCCGGTGGCGCCGTCCTGGCAGTGGCACCACGTGATGCCGGCGAAGACGGCCACGTTCGACGCGAGCCAGTTCGAGCAGGTGCTCGCGGCGGCGAAGCAGGAGGGCCGCCCGGTGCTCATCGACTTCTTCGCGGACTGGTGCGCGGCCTGCAAGGAGCTGGACCGGCTGACCTACCCGTCCACGGAGGTCATCTCCCAGGCCCAGGACAGCCGCTTCCTCACCATCAAGATCGACGCGACCAACAGCGAGGACCACCTGGACGCGCTGATGGAGAAGCTGGGCGTGGAGGGCCTGCCCACGGTGGCCTTCGTGAACCCGGACGGCACCGTGCTGACCAGGCCGCGCGTGACGGGCTTCCTGGAGCCCGTGCCCTTCGCGGCGGAGATGCAGAAGGTCGTCCTCCAGTAGGCCGCTAGAGGTAGTTCTCCCAGCCCAGCCGGCCCCGGCTCGCGAGCACGCGCTCGATCATCAGCTCGTGCAGGGTGAGGAGCGGCTTCGCGAGCTCCTCGCCCTCCAGCCGCGCGAGCGCTCCAGCCATGGCCTCCAGCGTGGACATCCCGTCCGGGTGCGGCGGCTTGCGCAGCCGGCGCGTGTCCGGCGCGGGCGGCGGCAGCCTCAGGCCCGGCAGCCGGCGCAGGGCGGGGACGCGCTGCACCATGCGCCGCGCCTGCGCCCAGCTCCCGTCGATGACGACCAGCCGCTTCGGAGGAGGCCCCTCCGCCTCCGGCGCGTCGGGGAACAGGAGCCACGTGTCCGGCGTCTCCAGCACCGACGGGTCGAACGGTGCCCCGGGCGCGCCATAGGAGACGATGTGGCAGCGGGGCAGGGCGAGCGCCGCGATGCGCGCCGTGTTGGTGCTCTTCTGCGACTCCTTGTTGTGCCGGATGATCAGCAGCTCCGTGCGCGTGGGGATGACGGGCACCTCCGCGCACAGGCACAGGGCCGTGGGCAGGTAGCACCGCTCACAGCGGCCGGACAGGTCCTCCGGGGTGCTGGACCTCATTTCGCCGCGGTGCGGTAGCGCTCCATCAGGGCCCGCGCCTCGCGCAGCTTCTCCTCGACGAAACGGTCATCCGCGTCCGGCTCGTATTCGGCGTCCGGAGGGTCCAACTGGAAGAGGGCGGACAGGCTCGCGGGGGCGACCTCCAACCACTCGGACGTGCGGGTGAGCGCGGCCTGCCGGCGCCCGGCGAAGGTCTCCGGCCCGTCCTCCGGGCCGCAGCGACAGATGCGCGCGGAGTCCCCGGACACGTCCACGTAGAGCCCCAGCACCTCCGCGTCCACCTCCGCCGCCAGGGCGCAGGTGGCCTCGCTGACGTAGGCCGCCATGGCCTGCGCCGCGGAGCGCTCCGTCAGCGAACGCACCAGGTAGACCTGCCACCCGGCCTCCGTGAGGGCCCCGGCCTCGCTCAGCGGGGCCAGCTCCGCCGGGGGCGCCTGGATGCGCGACAACAGCCGGCGCACGGGGACCTCCAGGCGCTCCAGCCGGGCGTTGGACGCGGGGCAGAAGAAGACCACGCGGTACTCTCGGCTGTCGGCGGCGGTTTCCATGGGCATACGGCGGTGCCCCAAGAGGACCAAAGGACTCCCCAGGCACGCAAGGGGGGAGTTTCGCTCCGGGACGCTTCCCCGGGCTCCCGGGAGGCTGCCCGGGCCCGGAACGCGCCCCGCGGGTTCACGAAAACGCTCCAGGCGCCTCCATCCGCTGGGGCATGCTGCGCCCCATTTATTCGCGCTTTTTCCACGCTGGCGGGGCGCACGCCACCCGGAGGCAAGACACACCCATGGAGAGACATTGAGCCGGGGAGTGCCTGGATGTCTGTCTATTCCATGCAAGGAATTGGCGTCTGCTTGAAGTGTTCCAGCGGCACTGGCCGCCATGACGCCGGATGAAGCGCGACACCGTGTGTCGCATCCGGGAGTGAAAAAGAATCCGACCCTCGGCGTTTTCTGGAGGGAAGGGAGGCGGTCGCATGGTGCCAGGGAGGGAGGAGCCGCCAGTCCGGGAGGGCTCTGGAGGGGAGTTCGCCGCGTTCGCGATCCGCCATCAGCCGGTGCTGGTCGCCATCGCGCGCAACGTCTGCGGCAAGAGTGCCAGTGATTGCGACGACCTGGTGCAGGACGTGCTCTTGCGCGCGCTCCTTCAGTGGGAGCGGCTCAAGCGGTGGCCGGAGCCCGCGCGCCGCGCGTGGCTGGTGCGCGTGCTGCACAACCGGTTCCTGGACCAGTGCCGCCGGCAGGGCGCGGAGACGGACCGCCGGGTGGACCTGCACAACGTGCACATGCTCTTCGAGGACCCGGAGGACACGCCGGAGCCCGAGCAGTGGGAATACGTCACGGAGGACGAGCTGCGCCAGGCCGTGGCGAGGCTCAACGAGAAGCTGCGCCAGGCGTTCGAACTGCATGCGCGGGGCCTTCGCCACGCGGAGATCGCCCGGCGGATGAACACCCCCAGCGCGGGAACGGTGGGCACGTGGCTCTTCCACGCCCGCCGCCGCCTCAAGGCCATGCTCCACGACACCGCGGAACGCCGCCGCCAGGAGAGGGAACGATGAGCACCGCGTGTGAGGACCTCCAGCCCTTCCTGGACGGAGCGCTGTCCGCCGAGGACCAGCGCCGCATCCGGGGCCACCTGGCCCATTGCGACGTCTGCGCCCGGCGCTTCCACGACCTCTTGCAGCTGGAGATGCTCGCGAGGCTCGCGCTGGAGGACGCGGCGGAGAGCGAGCGCTGGGTGTCCGCCCGTCAGGCCCGTGACACGGTGCCCGGCTCCTGGGACGACGACGTGCCGGAGCACTGGCCCGGGGACGTGCTCCCCACGGAGGCGCCGCCGCCCCCAGAGCGCGAGGGCCGCGCGTGGCACCAGGGCGCCCGCCGCTTCCGCCGCCGCTGTCCGGGGTGCGCCAACTGCTGCCCGTGGTTCTCGCGGACCGAGGCCGTGGAGGCCGTCAGCGCGCCACGCCTCCCGTGTCCGCGCTCCAGCCGCTCCGGTGGGACGCTGCTGCGGCCCCGCTCGCGGCGCTGAAGGGGCTCGGGCCGCCTGCTCCTCCCTGGGGAGCAGGCGGGCGGGCCAGCGCCAGAACGCTGTCAGCGGAATCCACCAAGGATTGCTTCCGCTCGCGTTTCGCAAGGGACGGGAGGCGGCCGCGTGACTCGGGGCCCTGACGCTTGATGGATCTCTGGTGCAAGAAGCTCTACCGGTTCCTGGATGGGGAGCTGGAGTCGGGGGACGAGGAGCATTTCCGGCTCCATCTGGCCCTCTGCCGCGCGTGCGCCAGCGGGCTGCATGATGCCATGCAGCTGGAGATGCTCAGCGTCCAGGCCCTGTGTGGAGCGGTGGCCCACAACGACGCCCCACCCCCGCCATCCGCCGTCCGCGAACCGTTCCGCTTCACCCTCCCGCGTGGCCGCTGGCTTCAGGCGCTGGGGGCGCTGCTGGCCATGGGGCTGGGGGCGCTCGCCGCGTTCGTGACGGGGGACGGCTTCCGCACCGGGGACGCATGGCGGGCGGATGCGTCCGCGCGGGAGCTGGAGGCGCGCATCGCGTACCCGGCCGCGGACCGCTACCTCCCCTACGTCCCCGTCCGGACGGGCGCGGGGGACCTGGCGGCGATCGCGGCCGAGCCTCCCGTTCCGCTGCGGACCCTGGCCGCGCTGGAGGACCGGGGGGACCTGCACGGCATCGCGGCGGCGTACCTCGTGCGTGGCGAACTGCGTCAGGCGGCGGACTTCCTGTCGCGCACCGCGCCCTCGCTGGACCGGGACAGCGACCGGGCCGTGGTGGCGATGGAGGCGGGGAACCTGCGGGGGGCGTTGGACCTGCTCGAAGGCGTGCTGCGTCAGGCGCCGGACCATCCCCAGGCGCTGTGGAACCGGGCGCTGGTGCTCCGGGCCATGGGGCTGCCGCTCCAGGCGGCGGAGGCCTTCGAGGCGGTGGCCCGCCGCGGCGAGCCCGGGTGGAGCGAAGAGGCCGGCATCCGCGCCCGCGCGCTGCGGCAGGGGGGACATTTCCTGAAATAAATGAGGCAGGAACGACCCAAGGATTTTCGCGGTCGGCGTCTATTTATTGGGACGCGGCTTTGGCGGCGGCGTGGATGGACCGGAGACACCGCACCCCGGGGGGACGCGATGTACCGCATCGAAGCGTGGAGCCAGGGGGATGGTGCGCTCTGGGCACCCGGTTCCAACGGGGGCGCGGGTGTGCGGCCGGACGACGAGGCCCGGGAGTCCAAGGGATACCGGGTCGACGAATCTGAAGGGGACGGGGAAGAGGCCTCCCGGAACGAGGGGGAGGAAGCGCTCTTCGAGTTCGATGAAAGCGCCCTGTGGGATGGGGTCGCCAGCTACTGACGTGACGGCGCGCGCGGTTGGATGTCCGCGCTCCACGCGGCCTTCGGGGGAGGGCCGCCGCTTCCAGTGGATCCGCCGGCCGTGAGGCCTGACGGGTTCCAGGTGTCCCGGACCGGGGGGGACGGGACCCGGAAGCGTGAAGGAGCGAGGCCATCCGAGCGGGTGAGCAGGTGGGATGCGCCCCAGGCCCTCCGCGCCCGGAACCCATGAGGTTCCGGGGCGGGGGGCTTCGGTTTTCGGGCACGCTACGCTGCCGCACCTTCTTCCCGACCCGGAGTTCCCGACATGAAGCGTTGGCGCAGCGTCCTTCTGCCCGCCCTGAGCCTGGGCTGCCTGGTGGCGTGTGCCACCGCCCCGGTGCGTGACACCGCCGTCTCCACCTCCTCGCCCGTGCCTCCGCCTTCCCAGGAGCGGGCCCTGCGCGAGTCCTGGCTCAAGGAGCGGCACGGCCTGCTGCTGGACATGATGCGCCGGAACAACGTGGGCATGTGGATCGTGGTCAACGAGGAGTTCCACGATGATCCGCTGACGGCCTGGGTCGCGCCGCCCCTGCCGTACGCGGGCAACCGCGACGTGTTCGTCTTCGTGGACGCGGGCGACGCGGGGCTCCAGAAGGTGGCCTTGACGGGCTACGCCACGGAGGCCGTGACGCGCTTCTTCACGTCGCCCGCGGTGGAGCGCAAGCAGGAGGAGGCGCTCGCGGAGCTGGATGCGCGCTACCACCCGCGCACCATCGCGGTGGCCATGGACGGCCGGCGCGGCGTGACGCGCAGCCTCACGCATGACAGCTACAAGTGGCTGGTGACGGCGCTGGGCCCGTCCGCGGAGGCGCGCTTCGTGAGCGCGGGGCCGCTCATTGAAGAATACCTGGACACGCGGCTGCCCGGTGAGTTCGCGCCCTACCGCGACCTGGTGGCGCTGACCGAGTCGCTGGTGAAGCGGGCGCTCTCCAACGAGGTGGTGGTGCCCGGCAAGACGACGGTGGGGGACGTGCGCCGCTGGCTCTACGACGCGCTGTTCGAGGCGCGCGTGGGCACGTGGTTCCAGCCGGACCTGCGCGTGCAGCGCCAGGGCATGAAGGACGGCTTCTCCCGGGGCTTCCTGGCGGTGGCGGACGAGGCGGTGGTCATCCAGCGCGGGGACCTGCTGCACGTGGACTTCGGCGTCACGGCGCTGGGCCTCAACACGGACTGGCAGAAGATGGCGTACGTGCTGAAGGACGGGGAGCAGGACGCGCCCGAAGGGCTGAAGCGCGCGCTGG comes from the Corallococcus macrosporus genome and includes:
- the hscA gene encoding Fe-S protein assembly chaperone HscA, which translates into the protein MSNNGYLQIHDPLKPKGHVVGIDLGTTHSLVASVTQGKPRCVPVDEGDSLLLPSVVHYGKDGGVVVGVRARKLAAEAPTDTIVSVKRFMGRSPDDPETRKLGHYDFAPGANVVRFNVAGGQPVTPIEVSGEILRTLKRRAEAHFSGKVEQAVITVPAYFDDAQRQATRDAGKLAGLEVLRLLNEPTAAALAYGLDKGSQGMFAVYDLGGGTFDISILKLEDGVFEVKSTGGDSALGGDDFDRAIAQHVLQKRGVQAPSPAQVAELMAAARKAKEALTDAAEVTLSVEGHSQPVSRADFEAWIQPLVAKTGAVCRRALKDAGVAAGELDGVILVGGSTRVPAVRRFVAELFGREPLGDIDPDQVVALGAAVQASLLTDTGREDEVLLLDVIPLSLGLETMGGITEKLIPRNSTIPTAAAQVFTTFKDGQTGLDVHVVQGERELVQDNRSLARFTLSGIPSMAAGMARVEVRFQVDADGILSVTAKEQTTGAAQAITVKPSHGLTEEEIEKMLLDSIDFAEDDIQARQLREQQVEAERVLSEADRQLRENASLLEPGESEAIQAAMARVREAAAGKDYLAVKEALHALDEASRGFIERVMNRAITQVVSGHSVEEY
- the hscB gene encoding Fe-S protein assembly co-chaperone HscB → MRTHFDVFGLPRSHAVDVPALEKQYRELSLQLHPDRVGPGDAKARLAAVEGTTALNEAFKTLKDPVRRAFYLLKLHGVDLDREDAGAQKDMPLEFLEEVMELREALDEAIAARDLPRAQGMAKDVAGRKAAALQEAVAALGTLEGAGDSPDGVRKASHALGRVRYFTRFLEQVDAFEEEVLA
- a CDS encoding HesB/IscA family protein codes for the protein MNEQAQPTQAPQTTPPKPAPKGIGLADSAVARLKQLLAERQTPDAGLRIAVKGGGCSGLQYSMEWSEKSRERDKVFERDGVRVFVDPKSYLYLIGTELVFEQTLMASGFKLNNPNVKAACGCGESFSV
- the iscU gene encoding Fe-S cluster assembly scaffold IscU, which encodes MAYSEKVIEHYENPRNVGTLDKNDPNVGTGLVGAPACGDVMRLQLKISDSGVIEDARFKTFGCGSAIASSSLVTEWVKGKTVDQAMTISNKDVARELALPPVKIHCSVLAEDAIKAAIEDFKKKRASRQA
- a CDS encoding IscS subfamily cysteine desulfurase, with product MSLPIYMDNHATTPMDPRVLEAMLPYLREDFGNAASRNHAFGWKAEAAVEKARRQVAELIGASEKEIVFTSGATESDNLAIKGVIEFYKSKGDHIITLKTEHKAVLDTCKRLERVRQERLDELKLLRLGQLAERDVTPEEVPELAAKFNLDADETYKKWAEMPTGGARVTYLDVEKDGRVSLEKLAAAMTPKTVLVSIMFANNEIGVVQPVAEIGKLCRERGVLFHCDAVQGVGKVPFDVEKMNVDLASISAHKMYGPKGVGALYVRRKPRVRIAPMVDGGGHERGMRSGTLNVASIVGFGAAAEVARLDLPEEAARLLRLRERLRTGIMEQLDMVTVNGSLEHRMPGSLNISFSYVEGEALMMSIKDVAVSSGSACTSASLEPSYVLRALGVEEDMAHSSIRFGLGRFNTEEEVDFVIRLVVDKVRKLRDMSPLYEMAKEGIDLKSIEWTAH
- a CDS encoding SPFH domain-containing protein — translated: MSANAKSQARNNAQDMQQEMGRPSLIRLEGGLERSRYSDGWRAGKPAEDPDKVKKWGLITARPSEFLIHMRRGRVREVSGQGASCFKLPGDSVAIVPTSIQRLQFTADQVTSEKVGVAVTGLAVYRIADPLIAFRMLNFSYPERAQEKLAELLGEMFVGAARRLVANLSVEECLTRRKEGIAEELMREIAPVLSGRGRLEDRTDSGWGVLLDTIEIQDVRVLSGAVFEHMQARFRREQERQAREAELAKERFVRREETEAERVLNLQKLAAKEEVRQRTQATEEQARLEQLAVEARLAQAKMEQVRQQQAERTSVEREVALAKLTAQEEVRTRTQALKEQARLEALATDARLEEARLTSERQLAYNRAQGSLEQLRWEQEAEAAKAQVELERLRRQQEAEAARHDVQLAEARQEAEQLSARLQVLLAKQSIAEAEAGIAELELRRTRAHQGLEMERAKALRDIENSVSAEVIQLTLAQQLPQVAAAFQQRMGEVHVTAVDGANPFGYIAAAVEGVMGLARSAGLKVPASPAQQ
- a CDS encoding protein-disulfide reductase DsbD family protein, yielding MDTKKLTLAAVVAGVAVAVVPWLLPAGPSAGLDAAQFLESGSLAWGALVVFAGGLLTAMTPCVYPLIPITVSVFGARKAEGRGRSLALTSAYIVGMGVVFSALGILAAKTGQAFGSMLGSPAVVMGLALFLLLLASSMFGAFELALPSSLQTKLSNVGGAGLAGAFVMGSVSGFLAAPCTGPVLTGLLAFVAKSANTTLGATLLFIYALGIGVPFFLIGVFTVRLPRGGVWMEWVKSVLGIMLVALAFSYLKDAFPWARDTVKALGAEVGQVPGAVIAAVLVTVGVLVGAVHRSFKEGARDFGFKALGVVLVVGALVVRGGALDARPTGELWVRMGLQERPVAPSWQWHHVMPAKTATFDASQFEQVLAAAKQEGRPVLIDFFADWCAACKELDRLTYPSTEVISQAQDSRFLTIKIDATNSEDHLDALMEKLGVEGLPTVAFVNPDGTVLTRPRVTGFLEPVPFAAEMQKVVLQ
- a CDS encoding tRNA-uridine aminocarboxypropyltransferase codes for the protein MRSSTPEDLSGRCERCYLPTALCLCAEVPVIPTRTELLIIRHNKESQKSTNTARIAALALPRCHIVSYGAPGAPFDPSVLETPDTWLLFPDAPEAEGPPPKRLVVIDGSWAQARRMVQRVPALRRLPGLRLPPPAPDTRRLRKPPHPDGMSTLEAMAGALARLEGEELAKPLLTLHELMIERVLASRGRLGWENYL